The DNA region AAGATTTAGAGTTGGCTTACTTTGAAGAACGTAGCACAGGAGCATTACTAGCAGTTCTCAATGATGATATTAACCAGCTAGAGAGATTTTTGGATGTTGGTGCAACCGAAATTATTCATGTACTCACCACGGTATTAGTAGTCGGCGGTTCGTTTTTTGTTTTGACCCCTGATATAGCTTGGATGGCAATTATTCCCATCCCCATTATTGTTTGGGGTTCAGTAGCGTTTCAAAAATGGCTAGCACCCAGATACGCCGAGGTGCGGGAAAGAGTAAGTACCCTCAATTCTAGATTAGCCAATAACCTCAGCGGAATTACCACCATCAAGAGCTTTACCACCGAAACTTATGAAATAGAGCGTTTGAGTAAAGACAGCCACGCCTACAGACAAAGTAATCAAAAAGCGATCGCCCTTTCCGCAGCCTTTATTCCCCTAATACGTCTGGTAATTCTGGTTGGCTTTACTGCTATCTTGCTTTATGGTGGCGTTCAAGCTGCATCGGGCGCATTAGCTGTAGGTACATACAGCGTTTTGGTATTTTTGACTCAAAGACTACTTTGGCCTCTGACTCGCTTAGGACAAACCTTCGATCTATATCAAAGAGCAATGGCTTCGATTACTCGCGTTATGGATTTATTGGATACTCCTATTGCCATTCATCCAGGAGATCACTCTTTACCACTAGCAACTATCAAGGGGGAAGTAAGCTTAAACAATATTACCTTTGCCTACAGCCAGAGACAGCCTGTAATTAAAAATCTCTCACTACATATTCCCGCAGGTCAAACTATAGCCATTGTGGGTGCAACTGGTTCGGGCAAAAGTACCCTCGTTAAACTACTCTTACGCCTATATGAAGTAACATCGGGCAAAATTACGCTGGATGGTCAGAATATTAAAGATATAGTGCTGTGGGATCTTCGTCGCGCCATTGGCTTAGTCAGCCAGGATGTCTTCTTATTCCACGGTACGGTTAGAGAAAACATTAGCTATGGTTCACCTGATGCCAGTATAGGTCTAATAGTTGAGGCTGCTAAAGTTGCCGAAGCAGATCGCTTTATTCGTGAACTACCTCAAGGCTATGACACCATAGTTGGGGAAAGGGGACAAAAACTTTCTGGAGGACAAAAACAACGAATTGCGATCGCCAGAGCTATTTTAAAAGATCCCCCAATCTTAATTTTGGACGAGGCAACATCGGCAGTAGACAACGAAACAGAAGCTGCTATTGCTCGTTCTCTAGAAAAAATTACTCAAAATAGAACTACGATTGCGATCGCTCACCGCCTCTCTACCATCAGACATTCAGACTGCATCTACGTGATGGATTATGGTCAATTAATTGAACAGGGAACTCACGAAGAACTATTAGCTTTGAGTGGCGTATATGCTGGTTTGTGGCACGTTCAGACAGGCTCTAGGCAAGGCAGACAATTGATTACTTAGTTGCTTCTGCTTAGTTTATCGTTCATTAAATGCGTCAAAAACCCCCAAAGAAGCAAATCACTGGGGGATATTATTTTGGCTAATAGAACCACTTGCTTTGATAACTTTATACCAATCAATACTTCTGATACTAGTTCTCAAAAATAGCTAAAGAGATAAAAAATTAAATTGTAGTAATGCGTCCAGATTAATTTGTTGGGTATTGAAAATTATTTTCAGCCCCCTAACCCACAAGTTTGGGGGAATCAGCCCAGCATTTTAGCCTAGACGTGGTACTACCAAGTCTCTTATTACTTCTGACTTCTGACTTATACCGATACTGGCTCTTTTGA from Coleofasciculaceae cyanobacterium includes:
- a CDS encoding ABC transporter ATP-binding protein, with amino-acid sequence MTLSKTKSPKHPLARLLQYSGKYRVTMWQATICSILNKLFDLAPPAIIGAAVDVVVKKEDSVVASLGITDIFGQLLVLSILSAIIWVLESVFEYAYTRLWRNLAQDMQHDIRLDAYGHVQDLELAYFEERSTGALLAVLNDDINQLERFLDVGATEIIHVLTTVLVVGGSFFVLTPDIAWMAIIPIPIIVWGSVAFQKWLAPRYAEVRERVSTLNSRLANNLSGITTIKSFTTETYEIERLSKDSHAYRQSNQKAIALSAAFIPLIRLVILVGFTAILLYGGVQAASGALAVGTYSVLVFLTQRLLWPLTRLGQTFDLYQRAMASITRVMDLLDTPIAIHPGDHSLPLATIKGEVSLNNITFAYSQRQPVIKNLSLHIPAGQTIAIVGATGSGKSTLVKLLLRLYEVTSGKITLDGQNIKDIVLWDLRRAIGLVSQDVFLFHGTVRENISYGSPDASIGLIVEAAKVAEADRFIRELPQGYDTIVGERGQKLSGGQKQRIAIARAILKDPPILILDEATSAVDNETEAAIARSLEKITQNRTTIAIAHRLSTIRHSDCIYVMDYGQLIEQGTHEELLALSGVYAGLWHVQTGSRQGRQLIT